A single window of Tenericutes bacterium MZ-XQ DNA harbors:
- a CDS encoding 2-hydroxy-acid oxidase: protein MTYKKIDEKDIKILSSFVDQERFFVKEDIEKDFSHDELGTVSAYPDVHILVTSKEEISHIMAYAYEQNIPVTVRGAGTGLVGACVPIYGGILLDTSRMNRIIELDKTNLTLRVEPGVLLLDIYEHVEKEGLFYAPDPGEKTATIGGNISTNAGGMRAIKYGVTRDWVRGLEVVLPDGSIEKFGGKVVKNSTGYGLKDLIIGSEGTLAIIVEATLKLIPKPLKTVSLLVPFINREDAIAAAPKLIMEHVLPVAVEFLEKQSLQYSEEFLGKKIPHNNFEAYLLLSYDGNNEKAIDEDIEKASKLCLEKYNAIDVFLVDTEERRSSVWNVRGGFLEAIKSSSDAIDECDVVLPRSNISEFLTYVRELSEALDIRIPYFGHVGDGNLHIYFCKDSMDEKIWKEKIDKGFHLMYQKAFSYGGLVSGEHGIGFAKKSYMKDLLGEKQLKIMKGIKESFDPKHILNPGKVI from the coding sequence ATGACCTATAAAAAAATAGATGAAAAAGACATCAAGATATTATCATCTTTTGTAGATCAAGAAAGATTCTTTGTTAAAGAAGATATTGAAAAAGATTTTTCACACGATGAACTAGGAACTGTAAGTGCATATCCTGATGTGCATATCCTGGTAACTTCAAAAGAAGAGATATCTCATATCATGGCATATGCATACGAACAAAACATTCCTGTAACAGTAAGAGGTGCAGGTACTGGTTTGGTGGGGGCATGTGTACCTATTTATGGTGGTATTTTACTTGATACATCTAGAATGAATAGAATCATTGAGTTAGATAAAACAAACTTAACTCTGAGAGTTGAACCAGGAGTTTTACTTTTAGATATTTACGAACATGTAGAAAAAGAAGGATTGTTCTACGCACCAGATCCAGGTGAAAAGACAGCAACAATTGGTGGGAATATTTCTACAAATGCTGGTGGGATGAGAGCAATCAAATATGGAGTAACTAGAGATTGGGTTCGCGGTTTAGAAGTTGTACTACCGGATGGGTCAATCGAAAAATTTGGTGGAAAAGTTGTTAAAAATTCTACTGGTTATGGATTAAAGGATTTAATCATAGGTAGCGAAGGAACGTTAGCCATCATTGTAGAAGCAACTTTAAAACTGATTCCAAAACCACTGAAGACAGTAAGCTTACTCGTACCATTTATCAATAGAGAAGATGCGATTGCAGCTGCACCTAAGTTAATTATGGAGCATGTACTTCCGGTTGCTGTAGAGTTCTTAGAAAAACAATCATTGCAATACAGCGAAGAGTTTTTAGGTAAAAAAATACCTCATAATAATTTTGAAGCTTACTTACTTTTAAGTTATGACGGTAATAATGAAAAAGCGATTGATGAAGATATTGAAAAAGCGAGTAAGCTGTGTTTAGAAAAATATAATGCCATTGATGTATTTTTAGTGGATACTGAAGAGAGAAGAAGTAGTGTTTGGAATGTAAGAGGTGGATTTTTAGAAGCCATCAAATCTTCATCAGATGCTATTGATGAATGTGATGTTGTACTCCCAAGATCTAATATTTCTGAGTTTTTAACATATGTTAGAGAATTATCAGAAGCATTAGATATTAGAATTCCTTATTTTGGTCATGTTGGTGATGGTAATCTACATATCTATTTCTGTAAAGATTCAATGGATGAAAAGATATGGAAGGAAAAAATTGATAAAGGCTTTCATTTAATGTATCAAAAAGCATTTAGTTATGGTGGTTTGGTTTCTGGTGAACATGGTATAGGTTTTGCTAAAAAATCTTATATGAAAGATTTGCTGGGCGAAAAACAACTAAAGATCATGAAAGGAATCAAAGAGAGCTTTGATCCAAAACATATCCTGAATCCTGGGAAAGTCATTTAG
- a CDS encoding PIG-L family deacetylase, with protein MKLLKPTAEFFVFDGKPVEEAINRTTYMSIAAHQDDIEIMAYDGILKCFNNPEEWFFGVVVTNGSGSARDGGYKNYTDEDMINIRKLEQKKAAFIGEFGALALLDHPSKEVKDPENTEIVDEMLMLLNQAKPKVLYTHNLADKHDTHIGVTTKVIKAIRKMDKKDRPEKVYGCEVWRNLDWMVDSEKVSFDVSAHPNLAASLVEVFDSQIVGGKRYDLAALGRRLANATFSESHFVDKTNAVSLAMDLTPLIEDDSLDISAYVLDYIERFKKDVQNRIDKML; from the coding sequence ATGAAATTATTAAAACCAACCGCAGAATTTTTTGTATTTGATGGTAAACCAGTTGAAGAAGCGATTAACCGCACAACTTATATGTCGATAGCAGCTCATCAAGACGATATTGAAATTATGGCATATGATGGTATTTTAAAATGTTTTAATAATCCAGAAGAGTGGTTCTTTGGAGTTGTTGTCACAAACGGTTCTGGAAGTGCTAGAGACGGTGGATACAAGAACTACACTGATGAAGATATGATTAACATTAGAAAACTTGAACAAAAAAAGGCAGCTTTTATTGGTGAATTTGGAGCTCTTGCTTTACTGGATCATCCAAGCAAAGAAGTTAAAGACCCTGAAAATACAGAAATTGTTGATGAGATGCTTATGCTACTTAATCAAGCAAAACCAAAAGTATTATACACACACAACCTTGCAGATAAGCATGATACACATATTGGTGTGACAACTAAAGTCATCAAAGCGATAAGAAAAATGGATAAGAAAGATCGTCCAGAAAAAGTATATGGATGTGAGGTGTGGAGAAATTTAGATTGGATGGTTGATTCTGAAAAAGTTAGTTTTGATGTGAGTGCTCATCCAAATCTAGCTGCAAGTTTAGTTGAAGTTTTTGACTCACAGATCGTTGGTGGTAAACGTTATGACTTAGCAGCACTTGGCAGAAGACTTGCGAACGCAACCTTCAGTGAATCTCATTTTGTGGATAAGACCAATGCAGTGAGTTTAGCTATGGATTTAACACCACTTATTGAAGATGATTCATTAGATATTTCAGCATATGTGTTGGATTATATAGAAAGATTCAAGAAAGATGTTCAAAATCGAATTGATAAAATGTTATAA
- a CDS encoding transcriptional regulator: MKAFKYNKKSTLDTPLDTNFSPAILAIEAFENEVKASLKYQHIFIGLKRSENDISVYQTVVFDNSSANISDNEFYLERLIKALLWTKGGYQILFKGPKALGEYLKHVYSQQGLRQFDVLFMERIYEHPFEVIILNDEDELVEIEQAKSIGKHLNGYRIGFDAGGSDRKVSAVVDGKAIFSEEVIWHPKTNSDPMYHIKGIKDSILRAASKMPRVDGIGVSSAGVYVDNQAMVASLFRQVPDDLYAKHIKNIYIDIAKDMGDIPIEVANDGDVTALAGAMSLDDNEVLGIAMGTSEAAGYVDQKGHITGWLNELAFVPVDFNQEAAIDEWSGDYGVGVSYFSQDAVIKLAPNANIHFDADLSPAEKLKVVQGLAENKHEGALEIFRTIGIYLGYGLGFYQRFYPMKHVLVLGRVTSGIGGELIIKWAKEVLKQEFSDLYKRINLQLPDEKSRRVGQSIAAASLPKIK; the protein is encoded by the coding sequence ATGAAAGCATTTAAATACAATAAAAAATCAACGTTAGATACACCCTTAGACACAAACTTTAGTCCTGCAATTTTAGCGATAGAAGCATTTGAAAATGAAGTTAAAGCATCTCTAAAATATCAACATATTTTTATAGGTTTAAAAAGAAGTGAAAACGATATATCTGTCTACCAAACAGTAGTTTTTGATAATTCAAGCGCAAATATTAGTGATAATGAGTTTTATCTAGAAAGACTAATTAAAGCTCTATTATGGACTAAAGGTGGATATCAAATATTGTTTAAAGGACCTAAGGCATTAGGCGAATATTTAAAACATGTGTATTCACAGCAAGGACTTAGACAGTTCGATGTCTTGTTTATGGAACGTATCTATGAACACCCTTTTGAAGTGATTATACTTAATGACGAAGATGAACTCGTTGAGATTGAACAAGCTAAATCTATAGGCAAGCATCTAAATGGGTATCGTATTGGTTTTGATGCAGGGGGATCAGATCGAAAAGTTTCTGCAGTTGTCGATGGGAAGGCCATCTTCAGCGAAGAAGTTATTTGGCATCCTAAAACGAACAGTGATCCAATGTATCACATCAAAGGTATTAAAGATTCAATCTTAAGAGCTGCATCCAAAATGCCAAGAGTTGATGGTATTGGTGTATCAAGTGCTGGTGTTTATGTAGATAATCAAGCAATGGTTGCATCTTTATTCAGACAAGTGCCTGACGATTTATATGCTAAACATATTAAAAACATATATATCGATATTGCAAAAGATATGGGTGATATTCCAATTGAGGTTGCCAACGATGGAGATGTCACTGCACTTGCTGGCGCGATGAGTTTGGATGACAATGAAGTCTTAGGGATTGCTATGGGAACTTCAGAGGCTGCAGGATATGTCGATCAAAAAGGGCATATCACTGGATGGTTAAATGAATTAGCTTTTGTTCCTGTAGATTTTAATCAAGAAGCTGCAATTGACGAATGGTCAGGTGATTATGGCGTAGGTGTGAGTTATTTCTCACAAGATGCTGTAATTAAATTAGCTCCCAATGCAAACATTCATTTTGATGCAGATTTATCACCAGCAGAAAAATTAAAAGTTGTACAAGGTTTAGCTGAAAACAAACATGAAGGTGCATTAGAAATATTTAGAACTATCGGAATTTATCTGGGTTATGGATTAGGATTTTATCAGAGATTTTATCCAATGAAACATGTATTAGTTCTAGGAAGAGTAACTTCAGGTATTGGTGGAGAACTCATTATCAAATGGGCGAAAGAAGTTTTAAAGCAAGAGTTTAGTGATTTATATAAACGAATTAATTTACAATTACCAGATGAAAAATCAAGACGTGTTGGGCAATCAATTGCAGCAGCAAGTCTTCCAAAAATAAAATGA
- a CDS encoding electron transfer flavoprotein subunit alpha, with protein sequence MAYIKVNQDKVTKEIADKLIDMCPFNAFEYQDAYLSINASCRICKMCVKKGPDGVCELIDNPKPKIDKSLYNGIVVFVEQHHNVAHPVSFELIGKAKELAEKSNEKVYALIIGDDVEHIAEETLTYGVDKVFVYEDHSFKDFNVELYTNVVEAFFNKHKNNVFLYGGTPMGRSFAPKVAARLKTGLTADCTMLDMTEGKDLLQIRPAFGGNIMAKIHTPNDRPQMATIRYKMFDKPEKVKPFGEIIYENVSEISKETTINILDHYPKPKVDDISDAEVIIAVGRAFKKQKDLDLIEPLRKKLNAEIACTRPLIENGWFDAKKQIGLSGRTVKPKLIINLGISGAVQFIEGMKDSELIISVNKDKHNKLFDISHYAIVGDVYEVLPELNKMVDQILEAKR encoded by the coding sequence ATGGCATATATAAAAGTAAATCAAGACAAAGTCACTAAAGAAATTGCAGATAAACTCATTGACATGTGTCCTTTTAATGCATTCGAGTATCAAGATGCATATTTATCAATTAACGCATCTTGCAGGATTTGTAAGATGTGTGTTAAAAAAGGACCTGATGGTGTATGTGAACTTATTGATAATCCAAAACCTAAAATTGATAAGAGTCTATATAACGGTATTGTTGTGTTCGTTGAACAACATCACAATGTTGCGCACCCTGTAAGTTTCGAACTCATTGGTAAAGCAAAAGAACTTGCCGAGAAAAGCAATGAAAAAGTCTATGCACTCATCATTGGTGATGATGTAGAACATATTGCTGAAGAAACATTAACTTATGGTGTTGATAAAGTATTTGTTTACGAAGATCATTCCTTTAAGGATTTTAATGTAGAACTTTATACGAATGTTGTTGAAGCGTTCTTTAATAAACATAAAAATAACGTGTTTTTATATGGTGGTACACCAATGGGAAGAAGTTTTGCTCCTAAAGTTGCAGCTAGATTAAAAACTGGTTTAACTGCAGATTGTACGATGTTAGATATGACTGAAGGTAAAGACTTACTACAAATCAGACCAGCTTTTGGTGGAAATATCATGGCTAAAATCCATACACCAAACGATCGTCCACAAATGGCAACCATTAGATATAAAATGTTTGATAAACCTGAAAAGGTAAAACCTTTTGGTGAAATTATTTATGAAAATGTAAGTGAAATTTCTAAAGAAACAACAATAAATATTTTAGACCACTATCCAAAACCTAAGGTTGATGACATCAGTGATGCCGAAGTCATTATCGCAGTAGGTCGAGCATTTAAAAAACAGAAAGACTTAGATTTGATCGAACCACTTAGAAAAAAATTAAACGCGGAAATCGCATGTACAAGACCTTTAATAGAAAATGGATGGTTCGATGCGAAAAAACAAATTGGGCTTAGCGGAAGAACGGTGAAGCCAAAATTAATTATCAATCTAGGCATTAGTGGAGCAGTACAATTTATTGAAGGTATGAAAGATAGTGAGCTTATCATTAGCGTTAATAAGGATAAACATAATAAACTATTTGATATAAGCCATTATGCAATTGTCGGTGATGTTTATGAAGTATTACCAGAACTAAATAAAATGGTAGATCAAATATTGGAGGCTAAAAGATGA
- a CDS encoding electron transfer flavoprotein subunit beta, with amino-acid sequence MKIITCIKQVPASSQVEVDPKTGVLIRDGNNVKMNPYDLYALEASFKVKEMKDDVSVHAITMGPPSATSVLSEALYMGADEATLISDRRFAGADVLATSYTLSQLIRHIDDYDLIVCGKQTTDGDTAQVGPEIAEFLGIPHVPYIKQIVEVKKDSVIVISGYDLYDEKIEVKFPCLITVEKDSYVPRLPSFRRKEKFIGYQIPMISLKHLEDQDPEHYGLSGSPTQVEEIFPPNKKMASKLIEGSSKVLSKAMYDILKESKFV; translated from the coding sequence TTGAAGATAATAACATGTATTAAACAAGTGCCAGCTTCATCACAGGTTGAAGTTGATCCTAAAACAGGAGTGCTCATAAGAGACGGCAATAATGTAAAAATGAATCCATATGATTTATATGCACTAGAGGCATCTTTTAAAGTTAAAGAAATGAAAGATGATGTATCAGTACATGCAATTACGATGGGGCCGCCAAGCGCAACCAGTGTTTTAAGCGAAGCTTTATATATGGGTGCTGATGAGGCAACTTTAATTTCTGATAGAAGATTTGCTGGCGCTGATGTGCTTGCGACTTCTTATACACTGAGTCAATTGATTAGACATATTGATGATTATGATTTGATTGTTTGTGGGAAACAAACTACAGACGGTGATACTGCACAAGTAGGGCCTGAAATTGCTGAATTTTTAGGTATTCCTCACGTCCCTTATATCAAACAAATCGTTGAGGTTAAAAAGGATTCAGTGATCGTTATTAGTGGGTATGATTTATATGATGAGAAAATCGAAGTGAAATTTCCTTGTTTGATTACAGTTGAAAAAGATAGTTATGTACCTAGACTTCCGTCGTTTAGACGAAAGGAAAAATTTATTGGATATCAAATTCCCATGATCTCATTAAAACATCTAGAAGATCAAGATCCTGAGCATTATGGATTAAGTGGTTCTCCAACACAAGTTGAAGAAATATTCCCTCCAAATAAAAAGATGGCATCAAAACTTATCGAAGGATCAAGTAAAGTCTTATCAAAAGCAATGTATGATATTTTAAAAGAAAGCAAATTTGTGTAG
- a CDS encoding anhydro-N-acetylmuramic acid kinase encodes MSGTSLDGIDVVLTEISGVSLDTKVKVIYENTYPLSEDVISQIHQAMDEKLSSSKLISSLNVELGYVFGQAVLDFAKDYQIDLNNIDFIASHGQTIYHIAKDEKGAYRSSLQLGEAAIIADMTSTTVVYNFRNADIASGGQGAPLVPYADYILFTDKIINRSIHNIGGIANMTYLKKNGTLDDVIAFDSGPGNMMINEACQVLYNLEYDKDGIIASKGKLIEKMYDEIYRHPYFNQIYPKSTGREIFGSEYTLKMIKKYKAYPKEDIIQTLSMITVDSIVDSYHKLIQAPVDELVLCGGGAYNHFIRNEIAKKMPDTKVIMLEDLGYSSSYKEALAFVILANQTLHKLPSNVKSATGAKTYKILGQIQYV; translated from the coding sequence ATGAGTGGAACATCACTTGATGGTATTGATGTTGTATTAACAGAAATATCAGGTGTATCTTTAGATACAAAAGTGAAAGTTATTTATGAGAATACTTATCCATTAAGTGAAGATGTTATCTCTCAAATCCATCAAGCAATGGATGAAAAATTATCCTCCTCAAAACTCATATCTAGTTTGAATGTTGAGCTTGGTTATGTATTTGGTCAAGCTGTTTTAGATTTTGCAAAAGACTATCAAATAGATTTGAATAACATTGATTTTATCGCATCACATGGTCAAACCATTTATCATATTGCGAAAGATGAAAAAGGAGCATATAGATCTAGTCTACAACTTGGAGAAGCGGCGATTATAGCTGATATGACGAGTACAACTGTTGTTTATAATTTTAGAAATGCTGATATCGCTAGTGGTGGTCAAGGTGCTCCACTTGTACCATATGCAGACTATATTCTATTTACTGACAAAATAATTAATAGATCGATTCATAATATTGGTGGTATAGCTAATATGACCTATTTAAAGAAAAACGGTACACTTGATGATGTGATTGCATTTGACAGCGGCCCCGGAAATATGATGATCAATGAAGCTTGTCAAGTATTATATAATTTGGAATATGATAAAGATGGAATCATCGCTTCCAAAGGAAAGCTGATTGAAAAAATGTATGATGAAATCTATCGTCATCCATATTTTAATCAAATTTATCCAAAATCTACAGGCAGAGAAATATTTGGATCAGAATATACATTAAAAATGATTAAGAAGTATAAAGCATACCCTAAAGAAGATATTATTCAAACGTTATCTATGATTACTGTTGATTCTATCGTTGATAGTTATCATAAACTCATTCAAGCTCCAGTGGATGAACTTGTTTTATGTGGTGGTGGAGCATACAATCACTTTATAAGAAACGAAATAGCAAAAAAAATGCCAGACACAAAAGTCATCATGCTTGAAGATTTAGGATATAGCAGTTCCTATAAAGAAGCATTAGCATTTGTTATTTTGGCGAACCAAACATTACACAAACTTCCATCAAATGTGAAATCAGCAACTGGTGCAAAAACATATAAAATATTAGGACAAATTCAATACGTCTAA